The Bradyrhizobium sp. G127 genome segment AACAGGTCGCATTGATGCTGCGATTGATGCCTTTGGTGGCGGAGGAGAAGTGCTTTGCGTTGAAGGGCGGGACCGCCATCAACATGTTCGTCCGTGATATGCCGCGTCTATCCGTCGATATAGACCTGACCTACTTGCCGATAAAATCACGCCAAGATTCGTTGGCAGAGGTTGCCGCCGCAATGGCGCGCATCAAAGAACGCGCGGTCCAAGCTGTACTCGGTATCAGGATTACCGAGGCAAAGGAGGATGGAGCGACTGTCAAACTCCACCTCACTCATGATGGCACGCAGGTCAAGATAGAGGTTAATCCTGTCATACGAGGCTGCGTATTCGCTACAGAACTTAAAACTGTATCTCCGGCCGTCGAAGAGGCCTTTGGCTTTGCAGAGATGCAGGTGGTTTCGTTTGAAGATCTGTATGCAGGCAAGATTGTTGCCGCCCTTGATCGTCAACATCCTCGTGATCTTTTCGACATAAGGGATCTGTTGGCCAATGAGGGCCTCACATCAGAGCTTCGCCGAGCATTCGTTG includes the following:
- a CDS encoding nucleotidyl transferase AbiEii/AbiGii toxin family protein, translated to MAFSEGYRKQVALMLRLMPLVAEEKCFALKGGTAINMFVRDMPRLSVDIDLTYLPIKSRQDSLAEVAAAMARIKERAVQAVLGIRITEAKEDGATVKLHLTHDGTQVKIEVNPVIRGCVFATELKTVSPAVEEAFGFAEMQVVSFEDLYAGKIVAALDRQHPRDLFDIRDLLANEGLTSELRRAFVVYLASHGRPMSEVLTANRKDISQEYERGFRGMTSEPVSLDELLKAREALIEEIVGQMPEPHCSFLIQFERGEPDWSLLELPEAANLPAVKWRQKNLDSLTKEKRAALVEQLERVLARQ